GCACCGTCTTCCAGCCCAGTTCAACGGCTTTCTGTAATATAAGTTAGGAAAGCGTTATAAATTATAGATGGGTGACCATATGACCAATGtatatagcttccatataaaaTAAGTTGGCTTTTGCTAACTTAATTAGAAACAACGTACCGCACTAATGGAAACTGCTGTCGCTTGGGCGGCAATGTTGGTGCCCTTGCGGGTGTTTTTGAAGCCTTCAATACCACATGATCGTATCAACCTTAGGACACCTACAGGGAAGATTGGGCGCTTATTAAATTGAAACATCATTAGGATCTGAAGAACCCTACCCTTGTAATCCGTCACTGAAATAATGGTGTTATTGGAAGACACTCGAATGTTGCAGATGGGCAGTTCGTTGAAGGGAATTCCATTAAATAGCTGGGTGGCTGTGCTGGCATCAGGAAAGAACTGGGCCTTGCTGAGGGACATAGAATTGATTtagaataattaaaaaattaattaataattccaTACCGGTTAATCAGGGTGTCAATATCCACGACCTTTTCGCCGATGGTTCCTTCATCTTTGGCCGGCAGCGATGCTCTCATCTCCTTTCGGTCCTCCGCCTTGCGAAGACATGCCCCCGTATGGATACTCGATGCTTGTATGGGCACTATCCTTTGTACATGCCTTAAGGCACCTAATAAAGCTGTTTTAAGTGacattttaagtttatttatgCTGTTTCGTGTTCCCCAGTTATATCATTTCAGCAGAGTGACCAGAAAAACAccgaaaataccaaaatatacCAAAACACTCTTCTAACAGAGTGCTGTTACGGGCATGTTATTCTTGATGGTGGAAAGAAGAAGAGCATTTCACGTGTTTCTGTTTTTAATTCGTGGTTGCTTTTGTTTAAAATGGCTTTGAAAAGATTGAAGAGTAAGTAATTTTGTGATTTAAGCTTCTTAAATTTTATCTAATTGCCGCACTCCTAATTTAGCTAAAAAGTCCAAGCGCTTGACTGGCCGCCTAAAGCACAAAATCGAAAAGAAGGTGCGCGATCACAACCGCAAGGAAAGGCGTGCGGCCAAGAAGACCACCAAAAAGGGCagcaaaaaacagaaacttaTCCAGATCCCGAACATCTGCCCGTTTAAGGATGAAATCCTcaaggaggtggaggaggccAAGCAGCGAAAGGAGGACGAGCGCCTGGCTCGCCGAGAAGCCTTCAAACTGGAGAAGGAGCAGAACAAATTCAAGTCCCTCGAGTCCATGGTTGAGGATGCGGACATGCGGAGCACCGTCCACGGAATAATGCACGAAAACGACGAGGACGACACCGAGAAGAAATACAAGAATGCCGTGACCAAGGAGCAATCCCTGAAGCAATACTTCAAAGAGTTCCGCAAGGTGATTGAGAACGCCGATGTTGTCCTGGAAGTAGTGGATGCCCGTGATCCCTTGGGTACCCGTTGCAATGAGGTGGAGAAAGCGGTTCGTGGAGCTCCAGGAAATAAGCGCCTGGTTTTGGTTCTAAACAAAGCAGATCTGGTGCCACGCGAGAACTTGAACAACTGGATCAAGTACTTCCGTCGTAGCGGTCCTGTCACCGCTTTCAAGGCCTCCACACAGGATCAGACGTCGCGCTTGGGACGCCGCAAGCTGCGCGAGATGAAAACTGATAAGGCCATGCAGGGCTCAGTGTGCATAGGAGCTGAACTTTTGATGTCCATGCTGGGTAACTATTGTCGCAACAAGGGCATCAAAACTTCCATTCGTGTGGGAGTGGTTGGCATTCCCAATGTGGGTAAGAGTTCCATCATCAACTCCTTGACCCGCGGCAGATCCTGCATGGTAGGCAGCACTCCAGGTGTTACAAAGTAAGCGGTCTTCTGTTTTGGTTGGAATTTGTTTCTTAATTCTATGCTTTTCACAGAGCTATGCAGGAAGTGGAGCTGGATTCCAAAataaaactgattgattgCCCTGGAATCGTGTTCACAAGTGGCTCGGAAAACTCTCATGCCGTTCTTAAGAACGCCCAGCGTGTGGGCGATGTAAAAGATCCCTTTACCATTGCCGAGAGCGTTTTGAAGCGCGCCAGCAAGGACTATTTCTGCACCATGTACGACATTACCAGCTACGACACTTTTGAAGAATTCTTCGCCAAAAAGGCATCCAGAATGGGTTAGTTTCTCTTCTAGATTACAATAAATCCATAGTCATAATCCTTTGAAAATCCCTAGGTAAATTCCTCAAGAAGGGAGTTCCAGATGTGGTGGCCGCAGCGAGAAGTGTGCTGAATGACTGGAACACAGGCAAGATTAAGTACTGCACGCAGCCTCCAGAGGTAAAGGACACACAAAGTGCTCACATCAGTGCCTCGATTGTGCATTCAGAGGCCCGAGAGTTCGATGTGGAGAACTTTG
The Drosophila bipectinata strain 14024-0381.07 chromosome 3R, DbipHiC1v2, whole genome shotgun sequence DNA segment above includes these coding regions:
- the Ns1 gene encoding guanine nucleotide-binding protein-like 3 homolog; its protein translation is MALKRLKTKKSKRLTGRLKHKIEKKVRDHNRKERRAAKKTTKKGSKKQKLIQIPNICPFKDEILKEVEEAKQRKEDERLARREAFKLEKEQNKFKSLESMVEDADMRSTVHGIMHENDEDDTEKKYKNAVTKEQSLKQYFKEFRKVIENADVVLEVVDARDPLGTRCNEVEKAVRGAPGNKRLVLVLNKADLVPRENLNNWIKYFRRSGPVTAFKASTQDQTSRLGRRKLREMKTDKAMQGSVCIGAELLMSMLGNYCRNKGIKTSIRVGVVGIPNVGKSSIINSLTRGRSCMVGSTPGVTKAMQEVELDSKIKLIDCPGIVFTSGSENSHAVLKNAQRVGDVKDPFTIAESVLKRASKDYFCTMYDITSYDTFEEFFAKKASRMGKFLKKGVPDVVAAARSVLNDWNTGKIKYCTQPPEVKDTQSAHISASIVHSEAREFDVENFESMETEILDQCAVKTDDIMEIASTGPLEIRKPREDEDTAAKQAESLIINEKEKSQKGRKRKLDDEKEKPDPVLLLEENQSLNKGIKELQKRKKKQNVRNEKKISKITDVLDNFSLGSVSTKADKYDFDKDYVIE
- the mRpS11 gene encoding uncharacterized protein mRpS11, with product MSLKTALLGALRHVQRIVPIQASSIHTGACLRKAEDRKEMRASLPAKDEGTIGEKVVDIDTLINRKAQFFPDASTATQLFNGIPFNELPICNIRVSSNNTIISVTDYKGVLRLIRSCGIEGFKNTRKGTNIAAQATAVSISAKAVELGWKTVRVKVRGLGPGRMSAIKGLQMGGLNIVSITDNTPVSFNPPRPRKQRSL